In the genome of Bombus affinis isolate iyBomAffi1 chromosome 7, iyBomAffi1.2, whole genome shotgun sequence, one region contains:
- the LOC126918414 gene encoding uncharacterized histidine-rich protein DDB_G0274557-like, with protein sequence MPLIPMLFFNWWEDPNLPHRLWDQHFGTTVDADNFVNDLDPLNAEVLVCRPHGRDKRHHHRRHHHHHHRHHYHHHRRRHHHRHRHHHHHHHHHHHHHHHHHHHPFFKSLIKS encoded by the coding sequence ATGCCGCTAATACCGATGTTGTTTTTCAACTGGTGGGAAGATCCAAATCTACCTCATCGCCTCTGGGATCAGCATTTTGGCACGACGGTAGATGCAGATAATTTTGTCAATGATCTTGATCCTCTAAACGCAGAAGTCTTGGTCTGTCGACCGCATGGACGCGACAAAAGACATCATCAtcgtcgtcatcatcatcatcatcatcgtcatcattatcatcatcatcgtcgtcgtcatcatcatcgtcatcgtcatcatcatcatcatcatcatcatcatcatcatcatcatcatcatcatcatcatcatccatTCTTTAAAAGTTTAATCAAAAGCTGA
- the LOC126918338 gene encoding thyroid receptor-interacting protein 11-like isoform X1, producing the protein MAWFGDGLPSLSNLKGQLTNFTKEVLSEGIVEEIDERSKALKEANERCVELQEILNSKDAEISLLRRQNCELQKTVVELNAKPKDSNDSNHDDEGEVFFWDPPSTKNRNSKSRNHVRQLQEQLAQATVKIRDLEIELKRIQKGNNSSLKDELTDGHQKAEFLRAKQDMVNRIIQMEEKSWETEKNTRRMQSDEIALINDFRTVLSKLNSLEKLDLVRGALKALETENEKYSEANKQEKSDFDEKFKRPNSVSHETAALKPNFDVSSENHMRDEFIKGSSNRESELYKKIEELQEENKRLFANVEELDQQHEQSIEKLLSLKEEVEKKHQCLQNAYEQLYVDYNQAQDKVAQLEGKLVEFNKLIRTETVDHTVQTNSLESIDKHIQTNDLEMEENESTDEQNEGNMLDKLTKRVKNILKSSFVEIEPDESIFEALAKKYIDVKWTKDVVESETEWLHEEVKRLQIENSALRKKNSLRKKNTMLRSTCPNETRLKNQGQSPPASRTRKPAKLENIPEDIEDTFNTMENLNRKLHTTLDENDKLRKKIDLLENTEKETQEQLRISLEKCKYLDENIELVEELKFDLENARQELKTSVSSGKQLENSLAILRDMKDEIQKENEELSRRNEQLEIEISQWRESNSETGNNDTLKDLQEQLAKTNREKDDLDYDILNMRKELDEAFNQIELKESYIAKLSQENESLTKEKISWLEQLTAIQDESNDKLDLVNTEKSLLEQEQTELKEKVANNKKVINEIRERLRESEERYVELRNEFLSMNKTTEKLQLEKENLQNEMKKREELKSELELSELTEKFCSMQDDYAQMENEIETLRLKERELIKLQESFATVAEENKTLKTGYEVARDSCIKLEHDIARLQAEKKELLNRINENVCDKEKQQITAILEEKIRENDTLKDDNSKLMAEIINSQKKLQKAIEENTESADMAKETIESLSHLIREKDEEIDNLKSALYLAKTDTETLDFATIKNERDELVKLVTIKHNENVQYHDEIQRLTHLLNEQTSRGQNLLTEKDLNVSELKDIATLQHELRTVEQRLRNAEESNSKEACRIVEHSTQTTEIAILNEKCNALEAALIQEQSNNRMLQNQLSESQGKEANAAKELERLRAHLVEMESSYTEDALLAEETRKELEVKLQQAEEKMKSSSNAYTSANIRANQQVETLQQQMALIVQQRDDIQNKLAIAEDKILSQTTSLTNLQIVLEQFQRDKEKDIIAATKRIQSKLIESHKKQEELANDVTILKEQLAEAKECLQAASRLSEQLDKKTERIEQLNQEVDRLTNLVNTADHRIEEAKQSGEGKIDKTLIKNLLLGYLSSSAADKSSVLRVFSTILDFNETEKDKAGLSNTVGQNSWFSRLTGGSTDPNKDHEASLSAAFIRFLENESKPKPQLPALPIQTSPLPRPGHSRQHSTSSTQSTSLLSNVNLPTFPDFIPARNTGSILKEVLKDS; encoded by the exons AACGATAGTAATCACGATGACGAGGGCGAGGTATTTTTTTGGGATCCGCCGTCCACGAAAAATCGGAATTCAAAAAGTCGGAATCACGTGCGACAATTGCAAGAACAACTGGCACAAGCCACCGTGAAAATACGAGATTTAGAAATCGAACTTAAACGCATTCAAAag GGTAACAATTCCTCTTTGAAAGATGAACTCACCGATGGTCATCAAAAAGCGGAATTCTTAAGAGCAAAGCAAGATATGGTGAACCGTATAATACAAATGGAAGAAAAG AGCTGGGAAACCGAGAAAAACACGAGACGCATGCAATCGGATGAAATAGCGTTGATCAACGATTTCCGTACGGTGCTGTCCAAATTGAACTCCCTCGAGAAGCTGGATTTAGTTCGTGGCGCGCTAAAAGCGCTGGAAACTGAGAACGAGAAATATAGCGAGGCTAATAAACAAGAAAAGTCTGACTTCGATGAGAAGTTTAAGAGGCCCAATAGCGTCAGCCACGAGACCGCCGCGTTGAAGCCTAATTTCGACGTGAGTTCAGAGAACCACATGCGAGATGAATTTATCAAAGGGTCAAGCAACAGAGAATCGGAATTGTACAAGAAAATCGAGGAACTTcaggaagaaaataaaagattattcgCTAATGTGGAAGAATTGGATCAGCAGCATGAACAATCGATAG AAAAACTATTGTCCCTCAAGGAAGAGGTCGAAAAAAAACACCAGTGCCTTCAAAACGCTTACGAACAGCTTTACGTAGACTACAATCAGGCTCAAGATAAAGTCGCCCAACTGGAAGGTAAACTCGTGGAATTCAACAAGCTGATACGAACAGAAACTGTCGACCATACCGTACAAACTAACAGTTTAGAGAGCATAGATAAGCATATCCAAACAAATGATCTAGAAATGGAAGAAAACGAATCGACCGACGAGCAGAATGAGGGGAATATGCTCGACAAATTAACCAAGAGGGTCAAGAATATTTTGAAGAGTTCCTTTGTAGAAATAGAACCGGATGAGTCGATTTTCGAGGCTCTGGCGAAGAAGTACATTGACGTGAAATGGACGAAAGACGTGGTGGAATCGGAAACTGAATGGTTGCACGAGGAGGTGAAGCGTCTTCAAATAGAAAATTCCGCGTTGCGCAAGAAAAACTcgttaagaaagaaaaatacgatGCTACGAAGTACTTGTCCGAACGAAACACGATTAAAGAATCAAGGCCAGTCGCCGCCTGCATCTCGAACGAGAAAACCagcaaaattagaaaatattccGGAAGATATCGAGGACACGTTTAATACAATGGAGAATCTGAATCGGAAATTGCATACGACGTTGGATGAGAATGACAAGTTACGAAAGAAGATCGATTTATTGGAGAACACGGAGAAAGAAACGCAGGAACAGCTGAGAATATCATTGGAGAAATGCAAGTATTTAGATGAGAACATCGAATTAGTCGAGGAGCTGAAATTCGATCTTGAGAACGCGAGACAAGAATTGAAGACATCCGTTTCTAGTGGAAAACAATTAGAAAACAGTTTGGCGATTCTGCGAGATATGAAAGACGAAATTCAAAAGGAAAACGAGGAACTGTCTCGGAGAAACGAACAGTTAGAAATAGAGATCTCGCAGTGGCGTGAAAGTAATTCAGAGACAGGGAATAACGATACGTTAAAAGATCTTCAGGAGCAATTAGCCAAAACTAATCGCGAGAAAGATGACTTAGATTACGACATATTAAACATGAGAAAAGAATTGGACGAAGCGTTCAACCAAATAGAGTTGAAAGAAAGTTACATAGCGAAGCTGAGTCAAGAGAACGAAAGTTTAACGAAAGAAAAGATTTCCTGGTTGGAACAGTTAACTGCCATTCAAGACGAGTCCAACGATAAATTAGACTTGGTAAACACGGAAAAATCTTTGTTAGAGCAAGAACAGACGGAATTGAAGGAAAAAGTAGCGAATaataaaaaagtaataaatgaaattagGGAACGATTACGAGAGTCGGAAGAAAGGTACGTAGAACTAAGAAATGAATTTTTGTCGATGAACAAAACGACCGAGAAGCTTCaattggaaaaagaaaatttgCAAAACGAAATGAAGAAACGCGAAGAATTAAAGAGTGAATTAGAGCTTAGCGAGTTAACTGAAAAATTTTGTTCCATGCAGGACGATTATGCTCAAATGGAGAATGAAATAGAAACATTACGTTTGAAAGAGAGAGAATTGATAAAATTACAAGAGAGTTTCGCCACTGTTGCCGAAGAAAATAAAACTTTAAAAACCGGATACGAAGTAGCCAGGGATAGCTGTATCAAGTTGGAGCATGATATTGCACGTCTACAAGCGGAGAAAAAAGAGTTattaaatcgtataaatgaAAATGTCTGTGATAAAGAGAAGCAACAAATTACAGCTATTTTAGAGGAAAAGATACGAGAAAATGATACCTTGAAGGATGATAACAGTAAATTAATGGCAGAAATCATCAATTCGCAAAAGAAATTACAAAAGGCAATTGAAGAAAATACAGAATCAGCTGATATGGCTAAAGAAACGATAGAAAGTCTATCTCATCTTATTAGAGAAAAAGACGAAGAGATTGATAACCTGAAAAGCGCACTCTATCTTGCAAAAACTGATACAGAAACACTCGATTTTGCGACTATAAAGAACGAAAGGGACGAACTTGTGAAACTTGTAACCATCAAACACAATGAAAATGTGCAATATCATGATGAAATTCAAAGGTTGACGCACCTTTTGAACGAACAAACATCGCGAGGTCAGAACTTGCTAACAGAGAAAGACTTAAATGTCTCTGAATTAAAGGACATAGCCACTCTGCAGCATGAACTGAGAACAGTCGAACAACGTTTGAGAAATGCCGAAGAATCGAACAGCAAGGAAGCTTGCAGGATCGTCGAACATTCAACGCAAACAACGGAAATTGCGATTCTTAATGAGAAATGTAACGCGTTGGAAGCAGCTCTAATTCAAGAGCAATCGAACAACAGAATGCTGCAGAATCAACTTAGCGAAAGCCAAGGCAAAGAAGCGAACGCTGCAAAGGAGTTAGAAAGGCTACGAGCACATTTGGTTGAAATGGAATCAAGCTATACGGAAGACGCTTTACTTGCGGAggaaacgcgaaaagaattaGAAGTGAAATTACAGCAAGCTGAAGAAAAAATGAAGAGCAGTTCAAACGCGTATACGTCCGCAAATATAAGAGCAAATCAGCAAGTGGAAACGTTACAACAACAAATGGCGTTGATTGTTCAGCAAAGGGATGATATACAAAATAAGTTAGCTATCGCTGAAGATAAGATCTTATCACAGACTACGTCCTTAACTAATTTACAGATAGTCTTGGAACAATTCCAACgag ataAGGAAAAAGATATCATAGCGGCAACTAAGAGAATTCAATCTAAACTAATCGAATCCCATAAAAAACAAGAAGAGTTGGCCAATGATGTCACAATTCTTAAG GAACAATTAGCTGAAGCTAAAGAATGCTTACAAGCAGCATCCAGATTAAGCGAACAACTCGATAAAAAAACAGAACGAATCGAACAGCTAAACCAAGAAG TGGACCGGTTAACAAATCTTGTAAATACTGCTGATCACAGGATAGAAGAGGCAAAGCAAAGTGGAGAGGGAAAAATTGATAA GACTCTCATTAAAAACCTCTTATTGGGTTACCTGTCCTCGTCGGCAGCAGATAAATCTTCGGTGCTTAGAGTGTTTTCCACAATTTTGGATTTCAATGAGACAGAGAAGGATAAAGCAGGGTTGAGTAATACAGTCGGGCAAAATAGCTGGTTTTCTCGTTTAACTGGTGGATCTACCGATCCTAATaag gaTCACGAAGCATCTTTGTCGGCAGCATTTATTAGATTTCTAGAAAACGAATCGAAACCTAAGCCACAGTTACCAGCATTACCAATTCAAACATCG CCATTACCACGACCTGGTCATAGTAGGCAACATTCTACATCATCAACACAATCTACTTCGTTACTTTCCAATGTAAATTTACCAACATTCCCGGATTTTATCCCAGCCAGAAATACAGGATCTATTTTGAAAGAAGTATTGAAGGACAGctga
- the LOC126918399 gene encoding protein lethal(2)essential for life-like, with protein sequence MSLIPLLFSNWWEELNHPHRLFDQNFGLGLYPEQLLNPIILDQYILPIRDRRSRSPLMYYRPWGELLRKDGGGGTSTVKTDKDKFQVILDVQQFKPEEINVKIVGNSVIVEGKHEEKQDEHGWISRQFTRKYLIPEQCDVDQVTSSLSSDGVLNITAPRKDEPKVQNERTVTIEQTGKPALREAEKKEMKEEEKKQEEKKQEEEKQEEEKQEEKEDEKKEK encoded by the coding sequence ATGTCTCTGATACCGTTGCTGTTCTCCAACTGGTGGGAGGAACTGAACCATCCACACCGACTCTTTGATCAGAATTTTGGTTTGGGGTTGTATCCTGAACAATTATTGAATCCAATCATCCTCGATCAATACATCTTACCCATTCGAGATCGAAGATCGAGAAGCCCACTGATGTACTATAGACCATGGGGTGAACTCCTGCGAAAAGACGGAGGAGGAGGTACATCTACGGTAAAAACGGATAAGGACAAGTTCCAGGTAATTTTGGATGTTCAGCAATTTAAACCGGAAGAAATCAACGTCAAAATCGTTGGCAATTCTGTGATCGTCGAGGGAAAACACGAAGAGAAACAAGACGAGCATGGTTGGATCTCGAGACAGTTTACCAGAAAATACTTGATTCCTGAGCAATGCGATGTCGATCAAGTAACATCTAGTCTGTCGTCTGATGGTGTACTCAATATCACTGCGCCTAGAAAGGACGAACCGAAGGTCCAAAACGAAAGAACTGTTACTATTGAGCAGACGGGTAAACCAGCGTTAAGGGAAGCAGAAAAAAAGGAGATGAAGGAGGAAGAGAAGAAGCAGGAAGAGAAGAAGCAGGAAGAGGAGAAGCAGGAAGAGGAGAAGCAGGAAGAGAAGGAGgacgagaagaaagaaaaataa
- the LOC126918338 gene encoding thyroid receptor-interacting protein 11-like isoform X2 has product MVNRIIQMEEKSWETEKNTRRMQSDEIALINDFRTVLSKLNSLEKLDLVRGALKALETENEKYSEANKQEKSDFDEKFKRPNSVSHETAALKPNFDVSSENHMRDEFIKGSSNRESELYKKIEELQEENKRLFANVEELDQQHEQSIEKLLSLKEEVEKKHQCLQNAYEQLYVDYNQAQDKVAQLEGKLVEFNKLIRTETVDHTVQTNSLESIDKHIQTNDLEMEENESTDEQNEGNMLDKLTKRVKNILKSSFVEIEPDESIFEALAKKYIDVKWTKDVVESETEWLHEEVKRLQIENSALRKKNSLRKKNTMLRSTCPNETRLKNQGQSPPASRTRKPAKLENIPEDIEDTFNTMENLNRKLHTTLDENDKLRKKIDLLENTEKETQEQLRISLEKCKYLDENIELVEELKFDLENARQELKTSVSSGKQLENSLAILRDMKDEIQKENEELSRRNEQLEIEISQWRESNSETGNNDTLKDLQEQLAKTNREKDDLDYDILNMRKELDEAFNQIELKESYIAKLSQENESLTKEKISWLEQLTAIQDESNDKLDLVNTEKSLLEQEQTELKEKVANNKKVINEIRERLRESEERYVELRNEFLSMNKTTEKLQLEKENLQNEMKKREELKSELELSELTEKFCSMQDDYAQMENEIETLRLKERELIKLQESFATVAEENKTLKTGYEVARDSCIKLEHDIARLQAEKKELLNRINENVCDKEKQQITAILEEKIRENDTLKDDNSKLMAEIINSQKKLQKAIEENTESADMAKETIESLSHLIREKDEEIDNLKSALYLAKTDTETLDFATIKNERDELVKLVTIKHNENVQYHDEIQRLTHLLNEQTSRGQNLLTEKDLNVSELKDIATLQHELRTVEQRLRNAEESNSKEACRIVEHSTQTTEIAILNEKCNALEAALIQEQSNNRMLQNQLSESQGKEANAAKELERLRAHLVEMESSYTEDALLAEETRKELEVKLQQAEEKMKSSSNAYTSANIRANQQVETLQQQMALIVQQRDDIQNKLAIAEDKILSQTTSLTNLQIVLEQFQRDKEKDIIAATKRIQSKLIESHKKQEELANDVTILKEQLAEAKECLQAASRLSEQLDKKTERIEQLNQEVDRLTNLVNTADHRIEEAKQSGEGKIDKTLIKNLLLGYLSSSAADKSSVLRVFSTILDFNETEKDKAGLSNTVGQNSWFSRLTGGSTDPNKDHEASLSAAFIRFLENESKPKPQLPALPIQTSPLPRPGHSRQHSTSSTQSTSLLSNVNLPTFPDFIPARNTGSILKEVLKDS; this is encoded by the exons ATGGTGAACCGTATAATACAAATGGAAGAAAAG AGCTGGGAAACCGAGAAAAACACGAGACGCATGCAATCGGATGAAATAGCGTTGATCAACGATTTCCGTACGGTGCTGTCCAAATTGAACTCCCTCGAGAAGCTGGATTTAGTTCGTGGCGCGCTAAAAGCGCTGGAAACTGAGAACGAGAAATATAGCGAGGCTAATAAACAAGAAAAGTCTGACTTCGATGAGAAGTTTAAGAGGCCCAATAGCGTCAGCCACGAGACCGCCGCGTTGAAGCCTAATTTCGACGTGAGTTCAGAGAACCACATGCGAGATGAATTTATCAAAGGGTCAAGCAACAGAGAATCGGAATTGTACAAGAAAATCGAGGAACTTcaggaagaaaataaaagattattcgCTAATGTGGAAGAATTGGATCAGCAGCATGAACAATCGATAG AAAAACTATTGTCCCTCAAGGAAGAGGTCGAAAAAAAACACCAGTGCCTTCAAAACGCTTACGAACAGCTTTACGTAGACTACAATCAGGCTCAAGATAAAGTCGCCCAACTGGAAGGTAAACTCGTGGAATTCAACAAGCTGATACGAACAGAAACTGTCGACCATACCGTACAAACTAACAGTTTAGAGAGCATAGATAAGCATATCCAAACAAATGATCTAGAAATGGAAGAAAACGAATCGACCGACGAGCAGAATGAGGGGAATATGCTCGACAAATTAACCAAGAGGGTCAAGAATATTTTGAAGAGTTCCTTTGTAGAAATAGAACCGGATGAGTCGATTTTCGAGGCTCTGGCGAAGAAGTACATTGACGTGAAATGGACGAAAGACGTGGTGGAATCGGAAACTGAATGGTTGCACGAGGAGGTGAAGCGTCTTCAAATAGAAAATTCCGCGTTGCGCAAGAAAAACTcgttaagaaagaaaaatacgatGCTACGAAGTACTTGTCCGAACGAAACACGATTAAAGAATCAAGGCCAGTCGCCGCCTGCATCTCGAACGAGAAAACCagcaaaattagaaaatattccGGAAGATATCGAGGACACGTTTAATACAATGGAGAATCTGAATCGGAAATTGCATACGACGTTGGATGAGAATGACAAGTTACGAAAGAAGATCGATTTATTGGAGAACACGGAGAAAGAAACGCAGGAACAGCTGAGAATATCATTGGAGAAATGCAAGTATTTAGATGAGAACATCGAATTAGTCGAGGAGCTGAAATTCGATCTTGAGAACGCGAGACAAGAATTGAAGACATCCGTTTCTAGTGGAAAACAATTAGAAAACAGTTTGGCGATTCTGCGAGATATGAAAGACGAAATTCAAAAGGAAAACGAGGAACTGTCTCGGAGAAACGAACAGTTAGAAATAGAGATCTCGCAGTGGCGTGAAAGTAATTCAGAGACAGGGAATAACGATACGTTAAAAGATCTTCAGGAGCAATTAGCCAAAACTAATCGCGAGAAAGATGACTTAGATTACGACATATTAAACATGAGAAAAGAATTGGACGAAGCGTTCAACCAAATAGAGTTGAAAGAAAGTTACATAGCGAAGCTGAGTCAAGAGAACGAAAGTTTAACGAAAGAAAAGATTTCCTGGTTGGAACAGTTAACTGCCATTCAAGACGAGTCCAACGATAAATTAGACTTGGTAAACACGGAAAAATCTTTGTTAGAGCAAGAACAGACGGAATTGAAGGAAAAAGTAGCGAATaataaaaaagtaataaatgaaattagGGAACGATTACGAGAGTCGGAAGAAAGGTACGTAGAACTAAGAAATGAATTTTTGTCGATGAACAAAACGACCGAGAAGCTTCaattggaaaaagaaaatttgCAAAACGAAATGAAGAAACGCGAAGAATTAAAGAGTGAATTAGAGCTTAGCGAGTTAACTGAAAAATTTTGTTCCATGCAGGACGATTATGCTCAAATGGAGAATGAAATAGAAACATTACGTTTGAAAGAGAGAGAATTGATAAAATTACAAGAGAGTTTCGCCACTGTTGCCGAAGAAAATAAAACTTTAAAAACCGGATACGAAGTAGCCAGGGATAGCTGTATCAAGTTGGAGCATGATATTGCACGTCTACAAGCGGAGAAAAAAGAGTTattaaatcgtataaatgaAAATGTCTGTGATAAAGAGAAGCAACAAATTACAGCTATTTTAGAGGAAAAGATACGAGAAAATGATACCTTGAAGGATGATAACAGTAAATTAATGGCAGAAATCATCAATTCGCAAAAGAAATTACAAAAGGCAATTGAAGAAAATACAGAATCAGCTGATATGGCTAAAGAAACGATAGAAAGTCTATCTCATCTTATTAGAGAAAAAGACGAAGAGATTGATAACCTGAAAAGCGCACTCTATCTTGCAAAAACTGATACAGAAACACTCGATTTTGCGACTATAAAGAACGAAAGGGACGAACTTGTGAAACTTGTAACCATCAAACACAATGAAAATGTGCAATATCATGATGAAATTCAAAGGTTGACGCACCTTTTGAACGAACAAACATCGCGAGGTCAGAACTTGCTAACAGAGAAAGACTTAAATGTCTCTGAATTAAAGGACATAGCCACTCTGCAGCATGAACTGAGAACAGTCGAACAACGTTTGAGAAATGCCGAAGAATCGAACAGCAAGGAAGCTTGCAGGATCGTCGAACATTCAACGCAAACAACGGAAATTGCGATTCTTAATGAGAAATGTAACGCGTTGGAAGCAGCTCTAATTCAAGAGCAATCGAACAACAGAATGCTGCAGAATCAACTTAGCGAAAGCCAAGGCAAAGAAGCGAACGCTGCAAAGGAGTTAGAAAGGCTACGAGCACATTTGGTTGAAATGGAATCAAGCTATACGGAAGACGCTTTACTTGCGGAggaaacgcgaaaagaattaGAAGTGAAATTACAGCAAGCTGAAGAAAAAATGAAGAGCAGTTCAAACGCGTATACGTCCGCAAATATAAGAGCAAATCAGCAAGTGGAAACGTTACAACAACAAATGGCGTTGATTGTTCAGCAAAGGGATGATATACAAAATAAGTTAGCTATCGCTGAAGATAAGATCTTATCACAGACTACGTCCTTAACTAATTTACAGATAGTCTTGGAACAATTCCAACgag ataAGGAAAAAGATATCATAGCGGCAACTAAGAGAATTCAATCTAAACTAATCGAATCCCATAAAAAACAAGAAGAGTTGGCCAATGATGTCACAATTCTTAAG GAACAATTAGCTGAAGCTAAAGAATGCTTACAAGCAGCATCCAGATTAAGCGAACAACTCGATAAAAAAACAGAACGAATCGAACAGCTAAACCAAGAAG TGGACCGGTTAACAAATCTTGTAAATACTGCTGATCACAGGATAGAAGAGGCAAAGCAAAGTGGAGAGGGAAAAATTGATAA GACTCTCATTAAAAACCTCTTATTGGGTTACCTGTCCTCGTCGGCAGCAGATAAATCTTCGGTGCTTAGAGTGTTTTCCACAATTTTGGATTTCAATGAGACAGAGAAGGATAAAGCAGGGTTGAGTAATACAGTCGGGCAAAATAGCTGGTTTTCTCGTTTAACTGGTGGATCTACCGATCCTAATaag gaTCACGAAGCATCTTTGTCGGCAGCATTTATTAGATTTCTAGAAAACGAATCGAAACCTAAGCCACAGTTACCAGCATTACCAATTCAAACATCG CCATTACCACGACCTGGTCATAGTAGGCAACATTCTACATCATCAACACAATCTACTTCGTTACTTTCCAATGTAAATTTACCAACATTCCCGGATTTTATCCCAGCCAGAAATACAGGATCTATTTTGAAAGAAGTATTGAAGGACAGctga
- the LOC126918406 gene encoding protein lethal(2)essential for life-like — protein MRRGITLIPRLFSHWWEVLEQPHQLFDQHFGRGLRPNQLFSSIFERTSFKSFPYSYNQPLINWERDEECGWSITKNDKDKFRVILDVRQFKPKEVGVKVVDNFIIVEGKHEDRADDHGLISRHFVKKYLVPDQCDPERATSTLSTDGILTITAPLRPETVESKREKTIEIEETGKAMEDDELLKIKQKQ, from the exons ATGAGAAGGGGAATAACATTAATTCCAAGATTGTTCTCTCACTGGTGGGAAGTGTTGGAGCAACCACACCAGCTATTTGATCAGCATTTTGGCAGAGGATTACGACCGAATCAActtttttcttcaatatttgaAAGAACATCTTTTAAATCATTTCCATACAGTTACAACCAACCACTGATAAATTGGGAACGAGACGAAGAATGTGGATGGTCCATAACGAAAAATGATAAGGACAAATTTCGGGTAATTCTCGACGTACGACAATTCAAACCAAAAGAAGTCGGTGTCAAAGTCGTTGACAATTTCATTATTGTAGAGG GAAAACACGAAGACAGAGCAGACGATCACGGTCTAATCTCCAGacatttcgttaaaaaatatttagtacCAGATCAATGTGATCCTGAAAGGGCTACGAGTACTTTGTCTACGGATGGTATTTTAACAATAACAGCACCGTTAAGGCCAGAAACTGTTGAAAGCAAGCGAGAAAAAACCATTGAAATCGAAGAAACGGGAAAAGCGATGGAAGACGACGAACTACTGAAAATAAAGCAAAAGCAATAA
- the LOC126918404 gene encoding protein lethal(2)essential for life-like: MSLAPLLFSDWWETLDRLHSLPHQNFGLGLYPEQLMTPNRLGLCLQPRKRNAYINRLLAELFHNNDRSTSTVQADKDKFQVMLDVQQFEPNEIDVKVVDNFVIVTAKHEEKRDEHGWISRQFVRKYLIPEQCDIDQVTSQLSTDGVLSINAPRKEQKIVENERVIIIEQTGKPAMQMKPLKWQQQKQTEEKEEN, encoded by the coding sequence ATGTCTTTGGCACCATTGCTGTTTTCTGACTGGTGGGAAACTTTGGATCGCCTGCACAGTCTGCCACATCAAAATTTCGGATTGGGTCTCTATCCGGAACAATTAATGACGCCAAATCGATTGGGATTATGTCTACAACCACGGAAAAGGAATGCTTACATTAACAGATTATTGGCTGAACTATTCCATAACAACGATAGAAGCACCTCGACTGTTCAAGCAGATAAGGACAAGTTCCAAGTCATGCTCGATGTTCAACAATTTGAACCAAACGAAATTGACGTTAAGGTTGTCGACAACTTTGTCATCGTTACCGCAAAACATGAAGAGAAGCGCGACGAACATGGTTGGATTTCTCGTCAATTTGTTAGAAAATATCTGATTCCGGAACAATGTGACATCGATCAAGTCACATCGCAGTTATCGACAGATGGTGTCCTTAGTATTAACGCTCCAAGAAAGGAACAAAAAATTGTAGAAAACGAAcgagtaataataatagaacaGACTGGTAAGCCAGCAATGCAAATGAAGCCACTAAAGTGGCAACAACAGAAGCAAactgaagaaaaagaagagaattaA